The sequence TATTTTAAAATGGTCAATGACGCATTAGGCCATCAAATTGGTGATGCGTACTTAAAGAAAGTCGCTATCGCCCTAAACCAAACCTGCCGCCGAGAAATAGACACTGTGGCTCGATTTGGCGGGGAAGAGTTTGTTATTTTGCTGCCTAATACCGACACCAAGGGGTTAACCCTGCTGTGCAACAGATTGCTACAAGCCGTATCTGAACTCAATATTCCTCACCCCAACCAATCTAAATTGACGATTAGTATTGGCGGCTGTCAATTTGATGAAGCCACAATGAACAGTGCCCAATTTTTTGAAAATGCCGACCAAGCTTTATATCAAGTGAAAACTTCTGGACGTAACAACTTTATGATCCATACTAGTTAACTGGTCTTTTTTACATCAGCAGTTAGAATCTATCTATCAAACTAAAAGATTAATTAAATGCCATCCATCTTAGGGTGGCTTTTACTATCTAAATGTCGATTTGTGGGTTGCTTTTTTCACAAACAATGGCAAATTAAACTTATATAAAGTGAATTTTTAAGGAAGAATTATGTGCTCGGTATTTGGTATCCTCGACATAAAAAGTGATGCGGACAAACTACGTCCAGTGGCGTTAGAAATGTCGAAGAAACTTCGTCACCGCGGACCGGACTGGTCTGGTATTTACTCATCAGAAAAAGCCATTTTGGCACACGAACGTTTAGCTATCGTTGGTCTTAACAGTGGTGCACAGCCTCTCTATAGCCCAGATAAAAAATTGGTACTGGCGGTCAACGGTGAGATTTACAACCATAAAGAAATCCGAGCTCGTTACGAAGGAAAGTACGAGTTTCAAACAGATTCAGATTGTGAAGTTATCCTAGCACTATACCAAGATATGGGTGCTGATCTGCTAGAAGAACTGAACGGCATCTTTGCTTTTGTTCTTTATGATGAAGAAAAAGACACTTACCTTATCGGTCGTGACCATATCGGTATTATTCCTCTATACCAAGGTCATGATGAGCACGGTAACTTCTACGTGGCTTCAGAAATGAAAGCACTGGTTCCTGTGTGTAAAACAGTAAGCGAATTCCCTCCAGGTAGCTACCTAGAATCAGGAGCTGCAGAAGCGACGCGCTACTACATCCGTGACTGGAACGAATATGCCGCAGTGCAAGGCAACTCCACCAGCAAAGAAGAGCTAACAGAAGCGTTAGAAGCAGCGGTTAAACGTCAGCTAATGACAGACGTACCTTACGGTGTATTGCTTTCTGGCGGTTTAGACTCATCTATCACATCAGCAGTGGCAAAACGTTTTGCAGCTATGCGTGTGGAAGACGACAGCCAATCAGAAGCATGGTGGCCACAGCTACACTCATTTGCCGTGGGCCTTGAAGGCGCACCCGATCTGAAAGCGGCTCGTGAAGTTGCCGACCAAATTGGCACTGTTCACCATGAAATGACCTACACAATTCAAGAAGGCCTAGATGCCATTCGTGACGTGATTTATCACATTGAAACCTACGATGTCACCACTATCCGTGCTTCTACACCTATGTTCCTAATGGGTCGTAAAATCAAAGCTATGGGTATCAAAATGGTACTGTCTGGTGAAGGTGCTGACGAAATATTTGGCGGTTACTTGTACTTCCACAAAGCGCCAAATGCTCAAGAATTCCATGAAGAAACAGTACGTAAACTGCTCGCACTCAACATGTTTGACTGTGCTCGCGCCAACAAATCTTTGGCGGCATGGGGCGTAGAAGGTCGCGTACCTTTCCTAGATAAAGAGTTTATTGACGTAGCAATGCGCTTAAACCCTAAAGATAAAATGTGTGGCAACGGCAAAATGGAAAAACACATCCTACGTGAGTGTTTTGAACATTACCTGCCAGAAGCTATTGCTTGGCGTCAAAAAGAACAGTTCTCTGATGGCGTAGGTTACAGCTGGATTGATACACTGCGCGAAGTAGCAGAAGCGAAAGTCACTGATAAGCAAATGGAAACAGCAAGCTTCCGTTTCCCGTACAACACGCCGACGACCAAAGAAGGCTATGTGTACCGCGAAATCTTTGAAGAGCTATTCCCTCTTCCATCGGCAGCTGAATGTGTTCCAGGTGGCCCCTCTGTGGCTTGTTCATCAGCAAAAGCAATTGAGTGGGATGAATCATTCAAAAACAACGCCGATCCTTCAGGTCGCGCTGTGAAAGCCATTCACAACGAAGCCTATTAATTCTGGCTGAAAACACAGACACATAATATGCAAAAGGGGGCGCTAATATTAGCGCCCCCTTTTTAATGCCTGTCTCAATTACAGTCTTGTAGGGAAATCGATTTACAAATTGAGGTCGGTATTATCAACTTTCACCGCGACTTGCTTATTGATCATAGTAATCAATAGTATTGAGCGAGTTTCACCATCTGCCTCATGATAAATCGCGTCAATTCCTGAAAATTGACCTGAGGTAATTTCAATCTTGTCTCCAGCATTTGGCGCATTATATTGCACCACATCCGAGACTTCTTCTTGCTGTTTTAAGGTATAGACAAGATCGCCTTGCAGCTCAGTTGGGTATGCCCCAGTACGGATAAAATCAGCCACACCGCGAGTTGAACGCACTGTGGTAAATGAAGGACCTTGTTCATAATCAAAGCGTACAAACATGTAGCTTGGGAACAAAGGCTCAACCTTTTGTTGGCGTTTACCGCGCACTAATTTTTCTGTTACCAGCTTTGGGTAGTACACCTCGACACCTTGATTTTCCAAGTGCGCTTGAGCACGCTGCTGATCACCACGCTTACAATACAACAAATACCAACGCTTCATGATCGTTACCTCAAAACCTAAATACCGTTCTGCGCCGATCCTCTTCGGTTGCAGATTACGCTATTGATACTATCAGCTCAGGCATCAAGTTAAAAACAAACCAAGCGTAAGTGCTCACTCACCACGCAATATTTGTGCATTAACTAGGCTCGCCATTAAATTTATGTGCGCATCATCGTCATTTAGGCAAGGAACATAGTTAAATTGTTCCCCCCCTGCACTGTTAAATATCTGGCTGCACTCTTCTGAAATTTCTTCTAATGTTTCTAAACAATCAACTGAAAATGCAGGAGCCATGATGGTTAAATTTTTAACCCCTTTACTAGGCAAGGCTTGCAATGTTTTGTCCGTATAAGGTTGTAACCACTCTTCACGACCAAAACGCGATTGATAGGTCATGCCAATCTGGCTGGGATCTAGCTGTAACTCTTTTGCAAGCAAATCGGTCGTCACTTGACAGTGTTGCGGATAGATATCGCCATTATCCGCGTAACGCTTAGGAATGCCGTGATAGGAGCAAAGCAGGTACTCACTTTTTCCTTGCTGCTGCCAAGCATGGCGAACCGAATCGGCTAGCGCTTGGATGTACAGCGGATGATCATGATAATCGCCAATCACGCTAAAAGAAGGCACTACCGTCATCTGCTTGAAGGCTTTACCTAAACCATCCACTACCGCCGCTGTAGTCGTCGCCGAATATTGAGGATACAAAGGCAGTACGATGACTTTTTCTACGCCTTGCTGCATTAACGACTGCATACCATCAAATAGGCTTGGGTTGCCATAAGTCATGCCTAACTCAACAGGAATATTCAGCTGTTGCTTAAGTTTATTAGCTTGCCTTGCTGAGTACACCAACAAAGGTGAACCCTCATCCATCCATACTCTTTGATAGAGTTTAGCTACTTTAGGAGCACGTACTGGCAGTATCACCCCATGCAGCAAAGGACACCACAACCAGCGCGTCATATCGACCACTCGCTTATCATGTAAAAATTGACTTAAGAAGCGCTTTACAGCTTTAGGCGTTGCTTGGTCTGGTGTTCCTAGATTAACTAATAACACACCTGCTTTAGGTTGATGTTCCATAAAATCCTGATATTTAAGCAATAAAAAGGACGACCCAAGGTCGTCCTTATAGTATCTAAATTCGCGTATCAATAAGCAATAATTAAGATAGCGCTTTTTCGATGTCAGCACTCACTTCTGCAACTTGCTTAGTACCGTCAAATTTAAGGTACTGAGTTTTGCCCGCTTCTGCTTCTTTACCGTAGTATTGAACAAGTGGTGCAGTTTGAGAATGGTATACACCTAAACGAGCACGAACGGTTTCTTCTTTGTCATCATCACGAACGACTAGTGCTTCACCCGTTACGTCATCTTTGCCTTCTTCTTTAGGCGGATTGAAAGTAACGTGGTAAGTACGACCTGATGGAAGGTGAGCACGACGACCCGCCATACGCTCAACGATCACATCGTCAGCAACATCAAATTCGATAACGTAATCAACAGCAACGCCCATTTCTTTTAGGCCATCAGCCTGTGGAATAGTGCGTGGGAAACCATCAAGTAGGAAGCCTTTTTCACAATCATCTTGTGCAATACGCTCATTGATAAGACCAAGAATAATGTCGTCAGACACCAATTGACCAGCATCAATAACATCTTTAGCTTTTTTGCCTAGCTCAGTGCCCGCTTTGATAGCAGCACGTAGCATGTCACCAGTAGAAATTTGTGGGATACCGTATTTTTCCATGATGAACTGAGCCTGAGTACCTTTACCAGCACCAGGAGCACCCAAAAGAATGATGCGCATTGTTTTTCCTCTTTAATGTTCTTCTTTTATACCGAAGCTCACAAGTACACAGCAATCAGTAACTAACTGATTTTAATGTAAGTTTCGGTATAACTCTGTTTTTAATAACGATTGAGCCCAGAATACTATCACAATTCTGAGCTCAATGTTCAGCTTTGAGTTTATTGACCCTATTGCTTATTTAACCAATAGTTTGTTCACAGCACTCAAGAACTGGCTTGGATCTTCTAAAGAACCACGTTCGGCAAGCATTGCTTGACCTAATAGCAGCTCAACCCAACGACCAAATTCGATGTCATCGGCAGTGTCTGCCATTTGTGTCACTAAATCATGCTCTGGGTTAAGTTCTAGGATGTACTTCACTTCCGGAGCGGCTTGACCAGCAGCTTCTAGAAGTTTCGCCATCTGTGTACCCATTTCCATATCGTCAGTAACGACAACGGCTGGAGTATTGGCCAGTTTAAAGGTAGTGCGAACTTCTTTCACACGATCGCCAAGGTACTCTTTAGTACGCTCAACAACAGATTTAAACTCTTCTTCTGTTTCTTTGTGTTTTTCTTTTTCTTGCTCATCTTCAAACTGGCTTAAATCTAGACCGGCTTTAGTGATGGATTGGAATTGTTTGCCATCAAACTCAGTGAGGTAGTTCATTAGCCATTCGTCGATGCGATCGTACATCAATACAACCTCAATGCCTTTTGCTTTAAATTGCTCAAGGTGTGGGCTGTTTTTCGCTGCCGCATAGCTATCAGCCGTTAGATAATAAATCTTATCTTGGCCTTCTTTCATGCGTTCAACATAGCTTGCAAGGCTCACTGACTGCTCACTGCTTTCCACTTCCGTTGAAGCAAAGCGCAATAGACCTGCCACTTTTTCTTTGTTAGCGAAATCTTCAGCAGGGCCTTCTTTTAACACTAGGCCAAACTCTTTCCAGAAAGACAGGTATTTTTCATCGTCTTTCTTAGCCAGTTTTTCTAGCATAGTAAGCACGCGTTTTGTACAAGCACTGCGTAGCGACTGAGTCACTTTGTTGTCTTGTAGAATTTCACGCGATACGTTCAATGGCAGATCGTTTGAATCAATCAAGCCTTTTACAAAGCGCAAGTAAGACGGCATAAACTGCTCTGCGTCATCCATGATGAATACGCGCTGAACATACAGTTTTAAACCGCTCTTATGATCGCGATTCATCATATCCCAAGGGGCTTTCGCCGGGACATATAGCAAACTAGTGTAGTCGTTTTTACCTTCTACTTTATTGTGTCCCCACAATAGAGGGTCGGCAAAATCGTTAGAGATATGTTTGTAAAACTCAGTGTATTCTTCGTCTTTGATTTCAGACTTAGCACGAGTCCATAGTGCTTGCGCTTTGTTGATCTGCTCCCACTTAGTTTCGCCAGTTTCCTTGCCTTCGTCGTCAGTCACTTTAGTCAGGATAGAAACAGGGATACCGATATGGTCAGAATACTTGCTGATAACATCACGTAGACGCCACTCAGATAAGAACTCTTTGCCTTCTTCGCGCATGTGCAAAATGATTTCAGTACCACGAGACTCTTTCGTGATGTCTTCGATGGTGTAATCACCCTCACCCGCAGAATGCCATTGCACGCCTTGATCTGCAGTAAGACCTGCAGCGCGAGTGCGCACGGTTACCGCGTCTGCCACGATAAATGCCGAATAAAAACCAACACCGAATTGACCAATAAGTTGAGAATCTTTTGATTGGTCTTCTGATAGCTTAGAGAAAAACTCTGCAGTGCCGGATTTAGCAATGGTACCTAAGTGTTCGATTACGTCGTCACGACTCATACCAATACCGTTGTCCGATACTGTGATGGTGTTAGTTTTCTCATCGAAAGAGAGTTTAACGCCTAGGTCGGCTTCACCTTGATATAAATCAGGTTGAGATAAAGCCTGAAAACGAAGCTTATCGGATGCATCGGACGCATTTGAAATAAGCTCACGCAGGAAAATTTCTTTGTTTGAATAAAGTGAGTGAATCATAAGGTGCAGAAGTTGTTTAACTTCAGATTGAAAACCTCGTGTTTCTTTATTCGCTGACACAGTTTCGCTCATTTTAACTCCATGGGTTTTATGTTACTCATATGCGCACTGAGGCGCATATGTCTTTATGCTAATACTATGAGCAATAAATAAGGGTCATAAGTACAATTTCAAGGTCAATTACTACAAAAAAACTGCTTTTTAGATAAAATTTTATTATGCTATGCCTGTTATTCGCTCAAAACGGCGATTCATCTCACACTGCATCGAGAACGAGTGTGACGATTCATCAATCATGCAAACAAAAATTCAAAGAAGATCTAAATGAGCAAAATCGGTATTAAATACTTACTAGCCCAAAAGTATATTTTTGATCCAAAGAGCAATTCACTTATTGATCAATCAGATAACGATAGTTTAGTGCGCCTTGGTAGCAATGAAAGCCGAATTCTTATGTTGCTTTGCGAGCATCCTAACGAAGTGGTCACTCGTGATCAATTACACGAATATGTGTGGCGTGACCAAGGTTTTCAAGTCGATGATTCCAGCTTAACTCAAGCGATTTCTACGCTGAGAAAAATGCTAAAAGATTCTACAAAGTCACCTCAGTTTGTAAAAACGGTACCAAAGCGTGGTTATCAGCTAATTTCCACTGTAGAAGCAACTTCTCCAACTCTTCAAGCGGAAGAAGTGGTTGCTCCAACAGCTGAGCCTGCATTAGCTGCGATGACTACAGCACAACCAAAAGAACCTGAAATTGAAGTCACAGCCAAGAAGCCTGCATTTTGGTCGCGTTGGGATTTCAATACCCGCGTAATTTTGATTGTGGCGCTGCTTTTGCCTGTATTGGCATTAGTGTTACCTCACTCATCTCCAGCAAAATTTCGCTCTGTGACTGTGGTTAATGGTGTACCAGTAAAAACCACTGAAGGTCATCCTGCGCTCACCACTTGGCTTGATAGCATCAAAAGTTGCGTGACCTATTACATGGAAGCGTATCCCGATGAGTCTGCCCCTGTTGAAGTCATTGCAACAGCAAGCCAATCTCAACAGCTGTTTTTAAATTACATACACAGCGCTGAATTTTCTTCTGAAAACAGCACAGTGCGTCTAGTGGCAAACCAGAAAGAACTCTCCAAGATCTGTGCAACAGGAGACCGTAAATAATGAACCAACGTGTAGCATTAATTCTATTAGCGATTTCTACGGTAATCAGTGGTTGGCTATTCTGGGGAAGTGATGTCAAAGTCGAGCAAGTATTAACCGCTCGTGAATGGCAAACCAACTTAGATGCCTTTGTGCACACCGACCAAATTGATGAAAGCCTTGTTGGCCCGCTACGAAAAGTACACATTACTTCGAATGTAAAATACCTGCCTAATGGTGAGTATATTCGTTCATCGCGCGTTCAATTATTAAGTGATAATGACCAAGAAATTCATATCCTTAATATCGATGAATCGGGTGTTTGGCAACTTAGCGACAACTACCTACTGATCGATTTAAAAGAGTTTAAGCAATCAACCGGAATCAGTAGCCAAGACTTTAAAGAGTCACAGCTCACTATCATCAAGCAGATACTGCGCACCGATGCACAGCAAAGTCGTCGTGTGGATATTATCAACGATAACTCGATTCTACTAACCAGCTTAGGACATGGCTCTAGAGTATTGGTCTCTGCGCCAAGTCTTTAATATCTTTTGATAGCACAAAAAAGGAGACTCAAGTCTCCTTTTTTATTGGCTCTTTTTCGCCATGATGCAGTCTACATGGGTTAGATCTGTGTGGTAGCCAACACTTCACCCGTAAAGCTCAGCACGCTAAGTTCTGTGCCCTCTAATAACCCGTAGCTTGCCACATTGCCACCTTTCGGTATGGTCGAAGAGCCTGGATTAAACAGAATATATTCACCCATCGACTGCGCTACAGGTAAGTGCGTATGACCGTGTGCTAGTACATCACCTGACTTCAAAGGTGGCAGTTTATTTTGGTTGTATAAATGACCGTGAGTTAAAAATAAACGCTGACCGCTTTCTAGTAACACCATGGCAAAATCGCTCATTAACGGAAACTCCAACAGCATTTGGTCAACTTCGCTGTCGCAGTTGCCACGAACCGCAATAATATTATCTTTGTAGTTATTCAATAACTCAGCTACTTGCGCAGGAGCATACGCTTCTGGAACTGGGTTTCTTGGGCCGTGATT is a genomic window of Vibrio neonatus containing:
- a CDS encoding winged helix-turn-helix domain-containing protein, which encodes MSKIGIKYLLAQKYIFDPKSNSLIDQSDNDSLVRLGSNESRILMLLCEHPNEVVTRDQLHEYVWRDQGFQVDDSSLTQAISTLRKMLKDSTKSPQFVKTVPKRGYQLISTVEATSPTLQAEEVVAPTAEPALAAMTTAQPKEPEIEVTAKKPAFWSRWDFNTRVILIVALLLPVLALVLPHSSPAKFRSVTVVNGVPVKTTEGHPALTTWLDSIKSCVTYYMEAYPDESAPVEVIATASQSQQLFLNYIHSAEFSSENSTVRLVANQKELSKICATGDRK
- the adk gene encoding adenylate kinase, yielding MRIILLGAPGAGKGTQAQFIMEKYGIPQISTGDMLRAAIKAGTELGKKAKDVIDAGQLVSDDIILGLINERIAQDDCEKGFLLDGFPRTIPQADGLKEMGVAVDYVIEFDVADDVIVERMAGRRAHLPSGRTYHVTFNPPKEEGKDDVTGEALVVRDDDKEETVRARLGVYHSQTAPLVQYYGKEAEAGKTQYLKFDGTKQVAEVSADIEKALS
- the rfaH gene encoding transcription/translation regulatory transformer protein RfaH → MKRWYLLYCKRGDQQRAQAHLENQGVEVYYPKLVTEKLVRGKRQQKVEPLFPSYMFVRFDYEQGPSFTTVRSTRGVADFIRTGAYPTELQGDLVYTLKQQEEVSDVVQYNAPNAGDKIEITSGQFSGIDAIYHEADGETRSILLITMINKQVAVKVDNTDLNL
- the yfcE gene encoding phosphodiesterase; this encodes MKLFFASDLHGCLASTKKVVEAYLASGAEHFILLGDVLNHGPRNPVPEAYAPAQVAELLNNYKDNIIAVRGNCDSEVDQMLLEFPLMSDFAMVLLESGQRLFLTHGHLYNQNKLPPLKSGDVLAHGHTHLPVAQSMGEYILFNPGSSTIPKGGNVASYGLLEGTELSVLSFTGEVLATTQI
- the asnB gene encoding asparagine synthase B — encoded protein: MCSVFGILDIKSDADKLRPVALEMSKKLRHRGPDWSGIYSSEKAILAHERLAIVGLNSGAQPLYSPDKKLVLAVNGEIYNHKEIRARYEGKYEFQTDSDCEVILALYQDMGADLLEELNGIFAFVLYDEEKDTYLIGRDHIGIIPLYQGHDEHGNFYVASEMKALVPVCKTVSEFPPGSYLESGAAEATRYYIRDWNEYAAVQGNSTSKEELTEALEAAVKRQLMTDVPYGVLLSGGLDSSITSAVAKRFAAMRVEDDSQSEAWWPQLHSFAVGLEGAPDLKAAREVADQIGTVHHEMTYTIQEGLDAIRDVIYHIETYDVTTIRASTPMFLMGRKIKAMGIKMVLSGEGADEIFGGYLYFHKAPNAQEFHEETVRKLLALNMFDCARANKSLAAWGVEGRVPFLDKEFIDVAMRLNPKDKMCGNGKMEKHILRECFEHYLPEAIAWRQKEQFSDGVGYSWIDTLREVAEAKVTDKQMETASFRFPYNTPTTKEGYVYREIFEELFPLPSAAECVPGGPSVACSSAKAIEWDESFKNNADPSGRAVKAIHNEAY
- the hemH gene encoding ferrochelatase, with the translated sequence MEHQPKAGVLLVNLGTPDQATPKAVKRFLSQFLHDKRVVDMTRWLWCPLLHGVILPVRAPKVAKLYQRVWMDEGSPLLVYSARQANKLKQQLNIPVELGMTYGNPSLFDGMQSLMQQGVEKVIVLPLYPQYSATTTAAVVDGLGKAFKQMTVVPSFSVIGDYHDHPLYIQALADSVRHAWQQQGKSEYLLCSYHGIPKRYADNGDIYPQHCQVTTDLLAKELQLDPSQIGMTYQSRFGREEWLQPYTDKTLQALPSKGVKNLTIMAPAFSVDCLETLEEISEECSQIFNSAGGEQFNYVPCLNDDDAHINLMASLVNAQILRGE
- a CDS encoding regulatory protein ToxS, translating into MNQRVALILLAISTVISGWLFWGSDVKVEQVLTAREWQTNLDAFVHTDQIDESLVGPLRKVHITSNVKYLPNGEYIRSSRVQLLSDNDQEIHILNIDESGVWQLSDNYLLIDLKEFKQSTGISSQDFKESQLTIIKQILRTDAQQSRRVDIINDNSILLTSLGHGSRVLVSAPSL
- the htpG gene encoding molecular chaperone HtpG encodes the protein MSETVSANKETRGFQSEVKQLLHLMIHSLYSNKEIFLRELISNASDASDKLRFQALSQPDLYQGEADLGVKLSFDEKTNTITVSDNGIGMSRDDVIEHLGTIAKSGTAEFFSKLSEDQSKDSQLIGQFGVGFYSAFIVADAVTVRTRAAGLTADQGVQWHSAGEGDYTIEDITKESRGTEIILHMREEGKEFLSEWRLRDVISKYSDHIGIPVSILTKVTDDEGKETGETKWEQINKAQALWTRAKSEIKDEEYTEFYKHISNDFADPLLWGHNKVEGKNDYTSLLYVPAKAPWDMMNRDHKSGLKLYVQRVFIMDDAEQFMPSYLRFVKGLIDSNDLPLNVSREILQDNKVTQSLRSACTKRVLTMLEKLAKKDDEKYLSFWKEFGLVLKEGPAEDFANKEKVAGLLRFASTEVESSEQSVSLASYVERMKEGQDKIYYLTADSYAAAKNSPHLEQFKAKGIEVVLMYDRIDEWLMNYLTEFDGKQFQSITKAGLDLSQFEDEQEKEKHKETEEEFKSVVERTKEYLGDRVKEVRTTFKLANTPAVVVTDDMEMGTQMAKLLEAAGQAAPEVKYILELNPEHDLVTQMADTADDIEFGRWVELLLGQAMLAERGSLEDPSQFLSAVNKLLVK